One Ignisphaera sp. DNA segment encodes these proteins:
- the fni gene encoding type 2 isopentenyl-diphosphate Delta-isomerase: MDISNRKEEHIIQALRSENQGPLPTHFEDVILVHQPLVEVSYDEVSLETVFLGYRLGAPIIISAMTGGTATSYDINKRLASTAEKYRFAIGVGSQRAMIVNPDTTYTYRVVREEAPSVPVIANIGIAQLTKLGKQDIERIIEAIEADALAVHLNILQEIVQPEGDRDFKGLIKALEKIIEWLSIPVIVKEVGTGISRECAELLKMMGVKIIDVAGAGGTNWVSIELSRIKDKKLVDILNIFRYWGIPTAISIAEVSSIDSVTVIGSGGIRDGLDIAKAISLGSDIVGIAQPFLAHIIKNTVDDYVQSILTQLKVSMMLTGSKNIQELKNARIVIIGKLATWICARRLKLRNKYAYISCLT, encoded by the coding sequence GTGGATATAAGTAATAGAAAAGAAGAGCATATAATTCAAGCACTCAGATCCGAAAATCAAGGACCTCTACCTACACATTTCGAAGATGTTATTTTAGTACATCAGCCTCTTGTTGAAGTATCATATGATGAAGTATCACTTGAAACAGTATTCCTGGGCTATAGGCTTGGAGCACCAATAATTATTTCGGCTATGACTGGCGGTACAGCCACGTCTTATGATATAAATAAGAGGCTTGCTTCAACAGCTGAAAAGTATAGATTTGCTATAGGTGTAGGTAGCCAAAGAGCTATGATTGTTAATCCTGATACCACATACACGTACAGAGTTGTTCGCGAAGAAGCACCTAGTGTACCGGTGATAGCTAATATAGGTATTGCCCAGCTTACAAAACTCGGTAAACAAGACATTGAAAGAATTATAGAGGCTATAGAGGCTGATGCTCTAGCTGTTCACCTCAATATACTTCAGGAAATCGTTCAACCAGAAGGAGATAGAGATTTTAAGGGATTGATTAAAGCGTTGGAAAAGATTATTGAATGGCTTAGCATTCCAGTAATAGTGAAAGAAGTTGGAACTGGTATAAGTAGAGAATGTGCTGAACTTCTCAAAATGATGGGTGTAAAGATAATAGATGTTGCAGGTGCTGGTGGAACTAATTGGGTTTCCATAGAGCTAAGCAGGATTAAAGACAAGAAATTAGTAGATATCCTTAATATATTCAGGTATTGGGGTATTCCTACCGCAATATCTATAGCTGAGGTTTCGTCAATAGATAGCGTTACTGTTATTGGTAGTGGTGGTATTAGGGACGGCCTCGATATAGCTAAAGCTATATCATTGGGAAGCGATATCGTTGGTATTGCACAACCTTTTTTAGCTCATATCATTAAAAACACTGTTGATGATTATGTACAATCTATTTTAACCCAACTTAAAGTATCCATGATGTTAACAGGATCAAAAAATATACAGGAATTAAAGAATGCAAGAATAGTTATAATAGGAAAGCTAGCCACCTGGATATGTGCACGTAGACTCAAGTTACGGAATA
- a CDS encoding DNA-directed RNA polymerase subunit N: MIIPVRCFTCGYLIATKWEEYSRRVARGDDPKKVLDDLGIKRYCCRRMFLSHVDLFKDVIKYGNIK; this comes from the coding sequence ATGATAATACCTGTAAGATGTTTTACGTGCGGTTATCTGATAGCCACTAAGTGGGAAGAATATAGTAGACGTGTAGCCAGAGGTGATGATCCTAAAAAGGTTCTAGATGATCTAGGTATAAAGAGGTATTGCTGTAGACGTATGTTCTTATCTCATGTAGATTTATTTAAGGATGTAATAAAGTATGGTAACATAAAGTAG
- a CDS encoding 30S ribosomal protein S13, producing the protein MSSSGYRHIVRIAETDVPGDLTLAWGLARIKGVGYNMALSICRVLGYSPSTLIGYLTDEDVKKIEEVVKNPLGFGFPNWMLNRRKDYETGQDMHLVSSELIFYARQDIDREIKIKSWRGIRHALGYKVRGQRTHTTGRIGPTVGVARKKQQQQQK; encoded by the coding sequence ATGTCATCATCAGGATATAGACATATAGTTAGGATCGCAGAAACAGATGTACCTGGTGATTTGACGTTAGCTTGGGGTTTAGCTAGAATTAAAGGAGTAGGCTACAATATGGCCCTGAGTATATGCAGAGTTTTAGGTTATAGCCCCTCTACGCTTATAGGTTATCTAACAGATGAGGATGTCAAGAAAATAGAAGAAGTAGTAAAGAATCCCCTCGGTTTTGGTTTTCCAAACTGGATGCTAAATAGGAGGAAGGATTATGAAACAGGACAAGATATGCATTTAGTCAGTTCTGAACTTATATTCTATGCTAGACAGGATATCGATAGAGAGATAAAGATCAAGAGCTGGAGAGGTATCAGACATGCTCTTGGATATAAGGTTAGAGGTCAGAGAACTCACACCACAGGTAGAATAGGTCCTACAGTAGGTGTTGCTAGAAAGAAGCAACAACAGCAACAAAAGTAG
- a CDS encoding 30S ribosomal protein S4 — MGDPKKPRKKWESSGHPWIKARLEQELELVNRYGLRNKKELWIAQTFLRKIRHRARELLALSPDERGKALGSLAKRLYNMGIIDNTNIDINDILALGVESILERRLQTIVWKKGFAKTIYQARQLIVHGHIAIKGRRITSPGYIVPREEEENLHLHPTSPYAQKSSLTT, encoded by the coding sequence ATGGGTGATCCCAAAAAACCTAGAAAGAAGTGGGAAAGCTCTGGACATCCTTGGATAAAAGCACGTCTTGAACAAGAGCTAGAACTCGTCAATAGATATGGTTTAAGAAATAAAAAGGAACTTTGGATAGCTCAAACTTTCCTTAGAAAGATTAGACATAGAGCAAGAGAACTACTAGCTCTATCACCTGATGAAAGGGGGAAAGCTTTAGGATCGTTAGCTAAAAGACTCTACAATATGGGTATAATCGATAATACGAATATTGATATAAATGATATTCTTGCTCTAGGTGTAGAGTCTATCCTAGAAAGACGTCTACAGACAATAGTCTGGAAAAAAGGATTCGCCAAAACTATATACCAAGCGAGGCAGCTGATTGTACATGGACATATAGCTATTAAAGGTAGACGTATAACTTCTCCTGGTTATATAGTTCCTAGAGAAGAGGAAGAAAATCTACATCTTCATCCTACTTCACCATATGCTCAAAAATCTTCCTTAACTACGTAA
- a CDS encoding 50S ribosomal protein L18e, translating into MKKTGPTNYVTRKTIRILRKYSKLYNARIWRYVAELLGKPSRKRVVVNLSKINRYTSNEDVVVVPGKVLGTGSLNHRVTVVAISFSQQAIAKIKSMGGRAIHILEFLNENPKGSRVKVIK; encoded by the coding sequence ATGAAGAAGACAGGTCCTACAAATTATGTCACCAGAAAAACCATCAGGATTTTGAGGAAATACTCAAAACTGTATAACGCAAGGATATGGAGATACGTAGCTGAACTCCTTGGGAAACCATCAAGAAAAAGAGTGGTTGTAAACTTATCTAAGATAAATAGGTACACCAGCAATGAAGATGTAGTTGTAGTGCCGGGTAAAGTACTGGGAACCGGAAGCTTAAACCATAGGGTTACTGTGGTAGCTATATCGTTTTCACAACAAGCTATAGCAAAAATAAAATCCATGGGTGGTAGAGCTATACATATTCTAGAGTTTTTGAATGAAAATCCTAAAGGTAGTAGAGTAAAGGTGATAAAATGA
- a CDS encoding isopentenyl phosphate kinase, translating into METIIIKLGGALLTDKSKPFSLRHNVLNRISKEIAHAYRKCTSRIIIIHGGGSFGHYVVEQHDVPHSCNAINQIVLFMRELNMIITDSLSFFGIPVIPFDTHALTTIEDSEIHIHLKPIVYALNLNSVPLLYGDIVLKESGAVIVSGDEISWYLGRQLKPSRILFATTVDGVYDKDPANPDAKMIRIIKLSDLRTVDFGKTRGFDVTGGMKTKLSLGLKYLDEGIKEVLIFNGFREWSVYKAICGYDIEGTKVVI; encoded by the coding sequence CTGGAAACAATCATTATTAAGCTTGGGGGTGCGCTTCTAACCGATAAATCTAAACCTTTTTCTCTACGTCACAATGTATTGAATAGAATATCAAAAGAGATAGCTCATGCCTATCGAAAATGTACCTCACGTATAATCATCATACATGGTGGAGGAAGTTTTGGTCACTATGTTGTAGAGCAACACGATGTACCACATAGCTGTAATGCTATTAACCAAATTGTATTGTTTATGAGGGAATTGAACATGATTATAACGGATTCGTTATCTTTCTTCGGGATCCCCGTTATACCATTTGATACGCATGCATTAACAACGATTGAAGATAGTGAGATTCATATCCATCTAAAGCCTATAGTATATGCGTTAAATTTAAACTCAGTCCCACTACTCTATGGCGATATAGTACTTAAAGAAAGTGGAGCAGTTATAGTGTCTGGAGATGAGATATCCTGGTATCTAGGTAGACAGTTAAAACCATCGAGAATACTGTTTGCAACAACAGTTGATGGTGTTTACGATAAAGATCCCGCTAATCCCGATGCAAAGATGATTAGAATTATAAAATTGAGTGACTTAAGAACTGTAGACTTTGGGAAAACCAGAGGATTCGATGTAACTGGTGGTATGAAGACAAAACTGTCTCTAGGGCTGAAATATCTTGATGAAGGAATTAAAGAGGTTCTAATATTTAATGGATTTAGAGAATGGTCCGTCTATAAAGCTATATGTGGTTACGATATTGAGGGGACTAAGGTGGTTATTTAG
- the rpsB gene encoding 30S ribosomal protein S2 yields MSEEQKTFSQQELLVPLEQYLQAGVHIGTHTCTKHMEKFVFRVRPDGLYILDIRKTDERLQIAGKFLSRYERGKIMAVSTRQYGKQPVVKFAEIVGAKAVVGRFIPGTLTNPRLEWFYEPDVIILTDPRVDQQPLEEAMSVGIPIIAFVSTDNKLSGIELAIPGNNKGRKSLALLYWTLTRQILRERGEIGATDTLPISVEQFETTT; encoded by the coding sequence ATGAGCGAAGAACAGAAGACATTTAGTCAGCAAGAACTTCTTGTGCCCCTCGAACAATATCTTCAAGCAGGAGTACACATAGGCACGCACACATGTACTAAACATATGGAGAAGTTTGTATTTAGAGTTAGACCCGATGGTCTCTACATACTCGATATAAGGAAAACTGACGAGAGATTGCAAATTGCAGGGAAATTTCTTAGTAGATACGAACGTGGAAAAATCATGGCTGTATCCACTAGGCAGTACGGGAAACAGCCAGTAGTAAAATTTGCCGAAATAGTTGGAGCTAAAGCTGTGGTAGGAAGATTCATACCTGGAACACTTACCAATCCCAGACTCGAATGGTTCTATGAACCAGATGTTATAATTTTAACAGATCCTAGAGTTGATCAGCAACCTCTTGAAGAAGCCATGAGTGTGGGCATACCTATCATTGCTTTTGTAAGTACTGACAATAAGTTGTCAGGAATAGAACTAGCTATACCGGGTAACAATAAAGGAAGAAAATCTCTAGCATTACTCTACTGGACATTAACGAGACAGATCCTTAGAGAAAGAGGAGAAATTGGTGCTACAGATACGTTACCTATATCAGTTGAACAATTTGAAACCACAACATAG
- a CDS encoding 30S ribosomal protein S11, whose amino-acid sequence MSYTERELRWGIAHIYASFNNTIIHVTDVSGAETVAKGSGGMVVRADREKPSPYAAMMVAYRVAQEAIEKGVTAIHIKVRAPGGHGPKIPGPGAQAAIRALARAGFIVGRIEDVTPIPHDTTRRPGGRRGRRV is encoded by the coding sequence ATGTCTTATACCGAGAGAGAACTTAGGTGGGGTATAGCACATATATATGCATCATTCAACAATACCATTATACACGTAACAGATGTTAGTGGTGCCGAAACTGTAGCTAAAGGTTCTGGAGGAATGGTTGTTAGAGCAGACAGAGAAAAACCCAGTCCCTACGCAGCTATGATGGTGGCCTATAGGGTTGCACAAGAAGCCATAGAGAAAGGTGTTACAGCCATTCACATTAAGGTTAGAGCTCCAGGAGGACACGGACCTAAGATCCCTGGACCTGGAGCTCAAGCAGCAATTAGAGCCTTGGCTAGAGCTGGATTTATTGTTGGAAGAATAGAAGATGTAACACCAATACCTCATGATACAACTAGAAGACCTGGAGGAAGACGTGGTAGAAGGGTGTAA
- a CDS encoding DNA-directed RNA polymerase subunit D, translating into MEMTLLEISNEALEIAVKDAPLPFLNAIRRYSLAKVPTYAIDEIMVVVNTSSMYDEILAHRLAMIPLTVEEVKDRIREIDPEVCEKCSSSPKEKAIEKECETCYIHMVLEAEAKESETTVYSGDIRSEDPLIKPVYNNIPIVILAPGQRISLELRARVGRGLEHAKWSPATIAVTRYVADIKIEKELCNLCRKCIELCPKNVFEMDKDKIKVINTYNCILCKQCLQNCPIKAITISRVDNNYVLRIESSGSMRPESIIIESVYILLNELNELERFVKSIKHGAQT; encoded by the coding sequence ATGGAAATGACTCTGCTAGAGATTAGTAATGAAGCACTAGAGATAGCCGTAAAGGATGCCCCTCTCCCTTTTCTTAATGCTATTAGAAGATACTCTTTAGCCAAAGTACCTACATATGCTATAGATGAAATTATGGTTGTTGTTAATACATCATCCATGTATGATGAAATTCTAGCTCATCGACTAGCCATGATACCGTTAACCGTAGAAGAAGTAAAAGACAGGATACGAGAAATAGATCCAGAAGTATGCGAGAAATGTTCATCCTCGCCCAAAGAGAAAGCTATTGAAAAAGAATGTGAAACGTGTTACATTCATATGGTTCTCGAAGCTGAAGCAAAAGAAAGTGAAACTACAGTATATTCAGGAGATATAAGAAGTGAAGATCCTCTAATAAAACCTGTCTATAACAATATACCCATAGTCATCCTAGCACCTGGGCAAAGGATTTCCCTAGAGCTTAGAGCTAGAGTAGGTAGAGGACTTGAACATGCTAAATGGAGTCCTGCTACTATTGCCGTAACAAGATATGTTGCAGATATAAAGATAGAAAAAGAATTGTGTAACTTATGTCGAAAATGTATTGAATTATGTCCAAAAAACGTCTTTGAAATGGATAAGGATAAGATCAAGGTTATTAACACATACAATTGTATACTTTGTAAACAGTGTTTACAAAACTGTCCTATTAAAGCTATAACGATATCTCGCGTCGATAACAACTATGTATTGAGAATAGAGAGTTCGGGCTCTATGAGACCAGAGTCTATAATTATAGAATCTGTATATATTCTTTTAAACGAATTAAATGAATTAGAAAGATTCGTGAAAAGCATTAAACATGGTGCACAGACATGA
- a CDS encoding 30S ribosomal protein S9 has protein sequence MNNEGSTTTVIGAYPQIIAGKKIVISIGKRKTSIARAVIKPGIGRYRVNSIPVEIWSIELARLKMMEPYILLSPELRNSVDIDVHVEGGGVMSQAYAVRIAVARGLTAFFGIPSLLELFKEYDRTMIAGDPRRTEPEKWMRYSARRFRQKSYR, from the coding sequence ATGAATAATGAAGGCTCAACAACTACAGTCATTGGTGCTTATCCTCAGATTATAGCAGGTAAAAAGATAGTCATTAGCATTGGAAAGAGAAAGACATCTATAGCTAGAGCAGTAATAAAGCCTGGTATAGGTAGATACAGAGTTAACAGCATACCTGTAGAAATTTGGTCTATAGAGTTGGCACGACTAAAGATGATGGAACCATACATACTTCTATCTCCAGAACTTAGAAACAGTGTGGATATTGATGTACATGTTGAAGGAGGAGGTGTCATGTCGCAGGCCTATGCTGTTAGAATAGCTGTAGCAAGAGGACTTACAGCGTTTTTCGGGATACCATCCTTGTTAGAGCTATTCAAAGAGTACGATAGGACTATGATCGCTGGTGACCCAAGGAGAACAGAACCAGAGAAGTGGATGAGATATAGTGCTAGGAGATTTAGACAAAAATCATATAGGTGA
- a CDS encoding 50S ribosomal protein L13 produces the protein MSVNIIRSKDLKTYLISRNLREIVIDAENSILGRLASLVAKLAKLGFSVHVVNVEKCVITGKRSMVISSYKLLLNVRTHKNPYRHTMKRPRTPTAIFKKAVKNMLPKHNWLGLQSLKRVKCYIGVPEDMKNRDKIKILDTDASFLGRRNIVTVAEIAKELGWRTRR, from the coding sequence ATGAGCGTCAACATAATTAGATCTAAAGATCTCAAAACCTATCTGATTTCAAGAAATTTACGTGAAATTGTTATTGATGCAGAAAATTCTATACTTGGCAGACTTGCTTCTCTAGTAGCAAAGCTAGCTAAACTCGGTTTTTCAGTACATGTGGTTAACGTCGAGAAATGTGTAATTACTGGGAAGAGATCTATGGTTATTAGCAGCTATAAACTTCTTCTTAATGTTAGAACACATAAAAATCCATATAGACATACCATGAAGAGACCTAGAACACCTACAGCAATATTCAAGAAGGCTGTGAAGAATATGCTTCCCAAACACAACTGGCTAGGTTTGCAATCCCTCAAGAGAGTTAAATGTTATATAGGTGTACCGGAAGATATGAAGAACAGAGACAAGATAAAGATATTAGATACAGATGCCTCGTTTTTAGGTAGAAGAAATATCGTTACTGTAGCTGAAATAGCTAAAGAACTTGGATGGAGAACAAGGCGATAA